DNA sequence from the uncultured Ilyobacter sp. genome:
AGCCTAAGTGTAAATGTTACACTTAGACCTTGGTTAAAATGTTATGTATGAACTTAAGAAAACTGTCCAATTTATTGCAGCTTACCCACATTGCAACTCTTTGTGAAATTGTACTTGCAAGCAACCTCTTTTACATTTTGGGGCTAAAACTCTTTCCATAAAAATGCTGATGCTCTTTTCCCAATTACCAGATCATCAAAGACAAGTTCTGCTTTAAAGTTATTAGCAGTTGCTATACCAAAACATACATGAAGTGGTAACAGATGTTCTTCTCTTGGGTGACAAAACCTCCCTGATGGAGTCTTTTCCCATTCGCTCAATCTTCTTTCCCTCTCATTTTCACTTATATTTTCATCTGTACATGTTTCTATAAGCCAGTTATTGAATTCAATTGCTTTTTGATCTGCTTCAGATGATTTATGGAAGAATTCTCTCATATTATGAAAAGACAAGCCTGAACCAACAACTAAGATATTCTTTTCCATAAGTTTTGCGAGGGCTTTTCCTAATGCTATGTGTTCTCGTGGTTCGAGGCTTTTTAATTGAGATATTTGAATACAAGGAATATTGGCATCAGGATACATAAGCATCAATGGGATAAATAGACCGTGATCATAACCCCTTTTATCATCTTTTTTCGCCAGAATACCATTTTCATTAAATGCACCTAAGACTTCCTTTGCCAACTCAGGATTTCCTGGAGCATTATATTTTATTTTATAAGACTCCTCAGGGAAACCAGAGTAATCATAGATCATTTTAGGATGTTCAGCACCTGTAATTGTTGCTATTCTTTCCTCCCAATGAGCACTGATTACGACGATCGCTGATGGTTTCCTTAGCTTATTAGAGATTGTTTTCATAAATTCAATCAACTCTGCATGATTTGGATCACCTAGCAACGGCATAGGACCTCCCCCATGTGGGAGATATAATATTTGTCCCGGATTTTGACTCATATTAACCACTCCTTTATTAATTTGTATTTAAAACTCTTCTGTTAGTTTTTTCGCTTCTTTGTATTTTTTTTCAAGCATTTCATTTAATTGTTCCGGAGAAAAAACTCCAGTTTGTTCAAATGCAAAAGTATTAAAATCTTGTATTCCCATAAAGCCTAAAATAGTTCTGAGGTACCTGTCTCCCATTTCAAAGTCCGCTCCAGGTCCTTCGGAATACAAGCCCCCTCTTGCAGTAATATGTAAGGCTTTTTTATTTTCAAGTAAACCAACAGGACCCTCTTCAGTATATTTAAAAGTCTTTCCTGCTACCACAATGTGATCGATATATGTTTTCAGAATAGATGGTATAGATAAATTCCACATTGGTGCTACAATTACGTATTTATCATACTCCATGAATTCCTCTACATATTTTGTCAATTCATTTGATTCAGGTGAAAATACTATTCCTATTCTTTCATGGTCAAGGTGTGCTAAATCTTCTTGATAGAGATCTATTTCTTTAACATGAGCATTGGGATTTTTGACCTTGTAATCCTCGATAAATTTTCTACCTAATTTTAATGAATATGAATCATTTTCTTCTTTAAAATTTGCTTTGATATAAAGTATTTTTTCCATTTTATTTCCTCCTTCAAGTTTAAAGTTTTCTGATAATTTTATCTATAATAACTGTTTAGGTAATATCTTCCCAGTTTAAACATCTTTTTATATCTAGTTAGATGTATATTTGGTGAAGAATAGGGGACTATGATTTCCCCCATTTTTTTAGCAATTCAATTAATATTTTTTTTTCATCTTCTGAAAGCATCTCTGTTATTTTTGAAATATTATCAACATGTTTTGGAAACACTCTATCCATTATTTTTCTGCCATCACTGGTAATTTTTACATAGGTTACCCTTTTATCCAAACTGCATTTTTCTTTCTTTACAAGACCTTGTCTTTCTAGGTTATTAACAACAACATTAATATTTCCTATGCTGGATAGAGTTTTTTCTATTATATCCCCAACTTTTAAATCTCCCTTATGATACAGTATTTCTAGGACTGAAAACTGTGGCACAGTAAGATTTGTATCCTCTTGCATAGAATGACGGTCTTTCTTGGTAATAGTTTGATAGCACCTTTCAAGAACTATAATTAACTTTAAATTTAAATCATTATATTCTCCATAACTTTTCATACCATAATTATATATCTAATTAGATGTATTTTCAACTTTTTTTTATTTTTTCTTTAAAAGTGTCTTAGATTTTCCATAAGATAAAGTATCCTAACTGGGCACTCTTTCTTACATTTTCCACAAGTAATACATTTAATTAGTAGTAATTTAAATGCATATTATGTTGAATTTTAAAAATCTAATTAGACAATTATTATAATTAACATTATAATAATTTGACTTATAATAATAGTGATTATATAATTTCCTTAAGAGGTGATTTTTATGAAATTTATAAATAGGAAAAAAGAAATGCAAACCTTAGAAAAAGAATTTTCTAAAGAGAATAGTTTTACAGTTATATATGGAAGACGTAGAACAGGAAAGACAACTCTTATTAAAGAGTTTATAAAAAATAAAAATGCATTTTATTTTTTTGCAGATAAACAAAATGAAAAAATACAAATAGAGAGATTTAAATACCAAATGTCAGATCACTTTAATGATGAATTTCTTCAAAATATAGAGCTTAAAAACTGGGATGGTATATTTGATTATCTTATCTCTAAATCTTCATCACAAGAGAAGCTAGTTCTTGTAATAGATGAATTTCAATATTTATGTATGGTAAACAAAGAGTTTTCATCCATATTTCAGAGAATTTACGATGAAAAACTTAAGGATAGCAATATTATGTTAATTCTTTGTGGGTCATTGATTAGTATGATGTATTCTCAGGTATTGGCTTATGACAGTCCTCTTTATGGCAGGAGAACTTCTCAGATTAGGTTAAAGCCTATAGAATTTGAATACTATAATGAGTTTTTTGAAAATAAAAATCAAAGAGAGCTAATTGAATATTATAGTGTTACAGGTGGGATTCCAAAGTATATACAAGAATTTAATAAGGAAGAAAGTATTTTATGGAACATAGAAAACAATATCTTTAATAATAATAACTTTCTATATTCTGAGCCAAAATTTCTTCTTCAAGAAGAGATTTCTGATTTATCAAGATATTTTTCGATACTCCAAGCTATATCAAATGGTGATACTAAAATGTCAGCAATAGCATCAAGACTTAGTTTGAATTCTAGTAGTTTAACTCCTTATATTTCAAAATTAATAGAGCTAGATATACTGAAAAGAGAGATTCCGGTTACAGAGAATATAAATAATAGTAAAAAGACTTTATACTATATAAAAGATAATTATCTGGCATTTTGGTTTAATTATGTTTATCCATATCAGAGTTATCTCGAGATAGATAATCTGAGATTTCCAATGGAAAAATTAAAGTCTAATTTTAATTTATGGATTTCTAAAGCCTATGAAAGACTATGTCTGGATAGTATATTAAAAGATGAAAAAATACCATTTCCTCTTATGAAAACTGGCAGATGGTGGGACAAAAATGATGAGATAGATGTAGTAGGACTTGGTGAAGATAAAATAATTTTTGGAGAATGTAAATGGTCAGAAAAACATGTAGGACTTAATGTTTTATATCAATTAAAAGAAAAATCAAAGAAAGTTAAATGGAAAAATGGAATTAGAGAGGAATTCTTTATTCTATATTCTAAGTCAGGTTTTGGCGATGATCTTATAAAATTAGCAAAAGAAGATAGTAAAATTATTCTAAATGATTTTTAGTTGTTAAAATGGTGATTATACATAGCTGAAAGAAAAAGCAGGAGTGTTTTAAATTATAAACATTTAAAATAATCAAACGGAATATAACTCCCATAGGATTAAACATTTTTCAAAGTATCTTTTTTGTATTTAAAACCAAAGTATTATTACATTTAGATCTTAGTTTAAAAATTATATTAAAAAAATCACTGAAAAAAATAGGTGTTGTAACATTGATCACAGATAGTTGTGCTCAAATGTAGTAAACTATTATTAAATTAAGGACTATAAAAATTTTATGAAATAGAAATAATATTTTTAGAAAATTTAAATAATGTTAATTTATATTTAGATCAGATGTGTTACTTTACACTTTAATTAATATAAACAAAATTAAAAAAGGGTGGTAAGAAAAGATGAGCTGTAATAATGAAAGATGTACTTGTCCTAATATCAAATGTATTCGTCATGGTAAATGCTGTGAATGCATAAATCATCATATGGAAAATGGAGTTACTGTTCACTGTATGAAAGATAGTGACCCTTCATATTGGAAAAATGTCAAAAAATAGTTGGTTCTACTTTAAAATTTTTGTAAAATTCCAGATTAATTTAGAATCAAATTAAATTTTTCTGGGGGTTTTTTCTATGAAAATAAATAATCTAATTAGACCATATATTTTAAAACAAGTAGATTGATAGTAACAGAGACGTTGAAATTAGAAGGAGTGAAAAAATGAGCAATTTATTATTATATTTATATATCTTAGGAATATTTTTAGTGGGGATAGGATCGTATAAAAAAATTAAAGGAACTAAAGATTTCTATGTTGCAGGTGGGAACGCTGGAGTTGTTCCTATTACAGGTAGTTTACTCGCAACTATATTAGGGAGTTCTGCTATTATAGGAAGTGTCAACTTTTCTACTAGAAATGGATGGGCAGGTTCGTGGTTTATGATTTGTGCTGCTTTGGGTTTAGGTGTATTATATTTTCTTTTAGAAAGATTAAAAACATTTAAAGGATATAATCTCCCTGAATTATTAGGTAGTTTTTATGGCATAGAAGTTAATAAAATTGCTTCATTTGTTATTCCTATTGCATGGACAGGGATAGTAGCATCTCAAATAATGGGTGCAGCGATGATTATATCTAAGATGACAAGTATCACCTATACAAATGGAATTTGGATTAGTGGCTTGGTTTTCATTGCTTATACTTGTTTAGGTGGACAGTTCTCTATAATAAAAACAGATTTTATCCAATTTTTATTTATAATTTTGGGCTTACTTTTCTGTTTTATCTATACAAATCTCAACTATGATTTAAGCGATGCTTTACCTTTAATAAGTTATAAATTTGGGTATAAAGAATTAATTGTTATGTTACTAACGTATTCAACCACCTTTTTTGTAGGACCAGATATTTACTCTAGAATATTTTGTGCAAAAGACACGAAAACAGCAAAAAAAGCAATAATACTATCTATTATAATTTTATTGCCCCTATCATATATACTCTCTTCCCTGGGAATACATGCTTCAGCTCTTATTGGAGACAGATCTGTAGATTCGTCATTGATTTTCCTAATAGAAGAAATTTTACCAAATTCTATAGCGGTACTTATGTATTTTTGCCTTTTATCAGCAGTGATATCATCAGCAGATACCACTTTATTAACAGCATCATCTATGCTGACGCAAATATTTATTGGAGATTTAAAGAATAAGAGAAGTATTGCTATAACAAGGGTTTTTATTATAGTTTTGGGAATTATTTCAATATATATAGCTCTTAAAATGAAATTTATTCTTTCATCAATATTTTTAGCTTTTTCAATATATTCTGGTGCATTTATTATACCAACTTTTTTAGGCATATTAGGGTATCGAGCTTCTAAAGAATATATTATTTTAGCTATTTTTGCTGGTGGAGGACTTGCATTGTTTGGGAAAATTTATGGAGGACAAAATGGGAATATATATATAATACTTGCCTTTATTTTAAATGCTTTTATATTGTACATCCCTTATTTTTTTAAGAAAAGCAAGGAAGAAATAAGTTGGTAAAAAATATTATATTTATTCAAATATTTTATTTAAAATAGACCTCGACTTGAGATGCTTTTAATGATAAGAATCTGATTTATGGGAATATGTTTCTGTAGCATATGTGCTATCTCCTTTTAGGGGATTTGTTTTGGCCGACAAATTAGGTCGCATATGCTATTTTTTTCTGATTTAATTACACAATTCATGTTCACTTTCAATAAAATTATACATCTTTAATATACTATAGAATTGGTCTTAATTAAAAAGCCTAAGTGCAGATATTACACTTAGACCTAGGTTAAAATATAGAAAAAAATCTCCCTAATGAATAGAATATATATTTGGTGACCAGGGAGAGCCTACCAAATTTTTTAGTAAATTTATATATTGGACCAGTAAGCTGCTATTTTAGTATAATTTCTCTTCATATCAGTTGTATCGTTGCCACTCCAATTAGCTGCTAGTTCAGAATAACTTCTGCCATTTAGTTGTTCTCCATTCTTGCTCCAGTGAGCTGCTGTTTCAGCATAAGTTTTGTCAGTTATATCTGAATTAATACTCCAATCGGCTGCTATTGCAGAGTAATTTTTATTATTATTGATCCTTACAAAATTACTTGCAAATAAAGTATTCGTACCAAATATTAATAAACCTAATGTAGCTAATATAAATTTTGATTTTTTAATTGATAATTTCATATTTTCTCCTTTTTTTTAAATATATATATACTAAGCCTTATGTCAAGGTAAGTTATTTTCTATGCTAAATATTATTGATATTATAAACATTTATCGCAAACACCTTTATAATAAAAGTGTTGTTCATTTATCTGGAATTTTTTCAATGATTCAATTTCAGAAATTGAATTTTTAATCTTAATATCATAAATAGTTCCGCATTTCTCACATTTTAAATGTCCGTGTGTGTTCATATGGCTATCGTATCTTGTTTCATTTTCCTCGATTATAATAACATTAGCAATTTTCTTCTCAACAAATAAATTGAGAGTGTTGTAAACTGTTGTTTTAGAAAGTGTTGGAATATCATTTACCAATTCTTTATAGATCATTTCAACTGTTGGATGGTTTTCTTTAGCTGCTAAATATTCAAAAATTTTTATTCTTTGAAAAGAAGGCTTAACTCCGTTTTTTTTTTAATGACCGATGACATCGTTCATATTTAACCTCCTTTTGTTTTGGCTGAAGAGATAGCTCATGCTATCTCTTCAGTCAGTTTAATTACTTCTTGAAATATCTTTCTAAAAGGCCTAAAAATGCTCTACCATGTCTAGCTTCATCTTTTGCCATCTCGTGTACTGTATCGTGGATAGCATCAAATCCTAGCTGCTTAGCTCTCTTGGCAATATCAAATTTTCCTGCAGTAGCACCGTATTCTGCTTCTACTCTCTTACTTAGGTTCTCTTCAGTTGATGCAGATACGCACTCACCTAATAGTTCAGCAAACTTTGCAGCGTGCTCAGCTTCCTCAAATGCTATTCTCTTGTAGGCCTCTGCTACTTCTGGGTATCCCTCTCTGTCTGCTACTCTTGACATTGCAAGATACATACCTACTTCAGTGCATTCCCCTTCAAAATTGGCTCTTAATCCTGCGATTATCTCTTCGTCACCACAGGCTAATCCTTCTCCAACAATGTGCTCTGTAGCCCATACTCTTTTTTCATCAGCTTTTATTTCCTCAAACTTATCTGATCCTGCCTTACATACAGGACAAACTTCAACTCCTGCTTCAATAATCTCCCCGCATACTGTACATCTAAATTTCATTAACCTACCTCCAAATTTAATATTTTTTTTATTCAAGTCGATTGTTTCAATCTCTTTTTTGTAACCGTTACAACTCTGTGAACAAAGTAAATATATCACTATTTAAAATTTATGTCAATGGTTTTTTATTAAAATTTTATATATGAGTGATAAATTAAATTTGATAGTAAGTAATATAACAAAAAATGGGATCTAATCGATCCCATTTAACGTATAGCGTATCCTTTTTAGAGAAATATCATCTTTTGAATCTTTCCCTCATAATTTCAATATTAGAATGGTAATATTTTTGGACAATTTTTTAAGGTTTACTTGACTAGAGTTCTATACCGCAATGAAGAATCAATTTAATAGTGGAAGTGAGGAAAATAAATCTATAATTGTAAAAATAAAAAACTGAATATTACATTCAATAAAATTGAGGGCGACTCTTTTGGGTCAGCCTATTTTTGTGTTTAAAATTCAGAGATTATTACACTTAGACCCTGATTATATTGTACCTTAATAAAAAGATAATATGAAACGACATTATCATGACACCTCTATATAATATTATTTTTTAGGATGGAGATGTTAAATATGTTAGAAGTTTTAGGAACGATATTATCAACGACAACGGTAATAATATTTTTATTGAACTTAAATTTAAAATATAAAAATAATCAGAATTGAAAGTAGCCATTATGAAATGAAGAAGCTCTTTTGTAAATATTATAAAAAAAAGAGTGATCATAAAAAACTAAGTTTAATATAATTCTCAAGGAGGTAAGAAATGAAAAATGTAAGAAGAATGTATTGGCCGGCATTAAATTTGGTAGGACCTGGGGCTATTAAAGAGGTGGGATTAGAAATCAAAAACCTTGGATTGAAAAAGGCTTTAATTGTTTCAGATAAGGTTTTAAATAGTTTAGGAATTGTGAAGAAATTAACAGATGTTTTAGAAGAGAATGATGTTAAGTTTGCAATATATGATGATGTTCAGCAAAATCCTACAATGAAAAATTGTCATGATGGATTGCAAAAATTTAATGATGAAAAATGTGATTTAATTATATCACTTGGAGGAGGTTCTCCTCAAGACTGTGCTAAAGCAGTTGGGATTTTGAAAACAAATGGAGGGAAAATAAGAGATTATGAAGGTATAGGTATATCAAAAAAGAAATCTGTACCTATTGTAGCTATAAATACAACTGCAGGAACAGCATCGGAAGTTACTGTTAACTATGTAATAACTGATGAAGAAAGATATATAAAAATGGTAATGGTAGATCCTAACTGTTTAGCTACTATTTCCGTAAATGATTCTGAGCTCATGATTGATAAACCTGCAGCTTTGACAGCGGCAACAGGTATGGATGCTCTTACACATGCTATGGAAGCTTATATAACAGCAGGGGCATTTAGATTATCCGATACTTTAGCTCTTGAATCTATAAAACTTATAGGAGAATCTCTGGAGAATGCCGTAAAAGATGGAACAGATATAGAGGCTAGATCAAAAATGGCTTGGGCTTCATATGTTGCAGGATTATCCTTCTCAAATGCAGGACTTGGAATAGTACACTCTATGGCTCATCAATTAGGGTCTGAGTATAACTTACCACATGGAGTAGCTAATGCTGTCTTATTACCTCATGTAGAGGAATACAATATGGATGCATGTGGGGAAAAATTTAGGGACATAGCTGAAGCTCTCGGGGTTTCAACAGGTAGCATGTCAACTACTGAGGCTAATAATGCTGCAATTACTGCTATAAAATCACTATCAAAAAGAATCGGAATTCCTAGTGGTCTGGAAGAACTAGGTGTAAAAGAGGAGGACTTTGGAAAACTAGCTGACCAGGCATTAGCAGATGCTTGTACAGGAGGGAATCCTAAACAAGTAACAAAAGAAGATATAATAAATATTTATAAAAAAGCAATGTAATCTATAAGAGTACTGATTTTTCTAATGCTACTTGTAAATTTAATTCCTAGACATTGATGGGGGTTCCATGCGGAGCCCCTTTTGTATTCAAAAAACTAAAAAAACTAAATATAATATCCAGTATATTTCAAGGTCTCTATATGGAGACCTTTTTTGCTTCTTTAATTTTGGGCTTATATATTATTAAAAATAAGGAATTATATTTTAAACTTTTGGAAGAGGTTGCAACAAAAGAAAATTAGGAGGAATGGATTCTATACATTTTAAGGGCTGTGAAAGTTACCGCTAGGGATACTCTAGAAATAAGACGTAAAGTTAATATCTTTGATGGTCAAGTACTAATTTCAGTAGCAATTGAAGATGTTGAAGATTTAATAGAAGATTTAGATCAAGGACTTAAACCTATTAAATAATGGGCTGATCTAACACTTTTTATTTTCGAAAGAACTACTTTAGAATTAATCTAAATCTCTTTGCACAAAGTATAAGACCAATTGTGGTAATATATTGCTGTAAGGGGGTGTTTTTTATGAAAAGAAAATAATGTTCAAAAAATTACAATGAACAGAAAATATATTTAAAAGAATCAAAGGGGGGAATAATGTCTAATTTGGTAGAAATAAGATGGCATGGGAGAGGGGGCCAAGGCGCCAAGACAGCATCGCTTCTTTTGGCAGATGCGGCCTTTACAATTGGGAAATTTGTACAGGGATTTCCAGAATACGGTCCTGAGAGGATGGGGGCACCGATAACTGCATATAACAGGATAAGTGGTGAAAAAATAAGAGTTCACTCGAATATTTATGAGCCTGACTTTGTAGTTGTAGTAGATGACACTCTTTTAAGTGCCGTTGACGTTACAAAAGGGCTCAAGAAAGAAGGGGCAATTATAATAAATACGTCAAAACCTCAGAAAGAGATTTTAAGTAAACTAAAAAGATATGATGGAAATATATTTTTGTGTGACGCAAGAAAAATCTCAGAGGAATCTCTTGGAAAAAATTTCCCCAATACCCCTATGCTTGGAGCTGTTGTAAAGGTAAGTGGTATTATGAGTGAAGAGGAGTTTTTGGGAGCTATGGAGGAATCTTTTAAGCATAAGTTTGCTTCAAAACCTGAATTTATAAAAGGAAATATGAAAGCGTTGAAAGTTTCCATGGGAGAGGTGAAGATCTGTGAGAAATAAAAAAGGAATGATAATAGACGAAAATATTAAATGGCAGGACATAACTCCAGGGGGAATAATCTATGGTGGTGGAACTTCTGAAGCTGTAAATACAGGGGATTGGAGAACTAAAAAACCAGTTTTTATAGAGGATAAATGCAAACAGTGTCTGCTTTGTGCACCTGTATGCCCAGACATGTCTATTCCAGTAAAGGATGGCAAAAGAGCTGACTTTAATTATTATTTTTGTAAGGGTTGCGGAATATGTTACGAAGTATGTCCTTTTGATGCAATAAAAATGGAGAATGAATAGGGAGGTAAAATCAGATGGCAATAAAAGAAAGAATGTCAGGAAACGAATCAATAGCTATAGCAATGAGGCAGATAAATCCTGATGTATTACCTGCCTTTCCAATAACTCCGTCTACAGAAATTCCACAGTATTTTTCAAAGTATGTGGCAGATGGATTGGTGCAAACAGAATTTATACCTGTAGAGTCAGAACACAGTGCTATGTCAGCAGCAATAGGGTCTCAGGCAGCAGGAGCAAGAACTACATCGGCAACATCATCAGCCGGTCTTGCCCTTATGTGGGAGATGCTCCATGTAGCTGCTTCCTGTAAATTACCAATAACACTTGCATGTGTAAACAGAGCTCTTACCGGTCCAATTAATATAAATGCAGATCACAGTGACTCTATGGGAGCTAGAGACACAGGGTGGATTCAAATATATAGTGAAACAAATCAAGAAGCTTATGATAACTATATTCAAGCAGTAAGAATTGCAGAGCACAAAGATGTTATGTTGCCTGCAATGGTGTGCCAGGACGGATTTATAACAAGTCATGCTGTTGAAAATATAGAACTTCTAGAAGATAAAGAAGTAAGGGAGTTTGTAGGAGAATACGCTCCAGAAGATAGTCTCTTAAATCCAGGGTCTCCTATTTCTCATGGCCCTTATGATACGGCAACTTTTTATATGGAACATAAAAGACTTCAGGCAGAGTCTATGAAAAAAGCTAAGAAAGTTATTCTTTCAGTGGCTGAAGAATTTAAAAAAGTTTCAGGAAGAGAGTACGGACTTTTTGAAGAATACAGAATGGAAGATGCAGAATATGCAATGGTTATAATCAACTCATCTGCTGGAACTGCAAAGGTAGCAGTGGATGAGCTTAGAAAAGAGGGTAAAAAAGTAGGACTTATCAAGATAAGGGTATTCAGACCATTCCCGATGGAGGAACTGGCAGAAGCTTTGAAGCATCTTAAGGCTATTGCCGTTATGGATAAAAGTGAAGGGTTTTCTTCAGCGGGGGGACCTATTTTTGCTGAAGTAAGATCGGCAATGTATGACCTATCTGAAAAGCCAAGTGTTGTAAACTACATCTATGGTCTAGGTGGAAGAGATTTCACTGTTGATTCGGCGAAACAGGTGTATGATGAAATCGAAGACATAAAAGGAACATCTATAGATGACATATACAGATACCTTGGTGTAAGAGGATAGGAGGAGAGAAATGGCATATAATTTAAAAGAACAGATGAATAAACCTGAAAGACTTTCAGGAGGGCACAGAATGTGTGCCGGGTGCGGAGCGCCTATAGCAGTAAGAACTATGCTTAGAGCGTTAAAACCAGAAGATAAGGCGACTATTGTTAGTGCAACAAGTTGTTTAGAAGTTTCAACGTTTCTTTATCCGTATACAGCATGGAAGGATTCCTTTATTCATACAGCTTTTGAAAATGCAGGAGCAACAATGAGTGGAGTGGAAGGAGCCTATAATGCCCTTAGAAGGAAGGGAAAATTAGATGAAACCTATAAATTTATTGCGTTTGGTGGAGATGGTGGAACTTATGATATAGGATTCCAGTCACTTTCTGGAGCAATGGAAAGAAATCACGACATGGTGTATGTGTGTTATGACAACGGTGCCTATATGAATACAGGGATCCAAAGATCGTCTGCTACACCTAAGTATGCAGATACCACAACAACTCCAGTAGGATCGGAAAGCTCTGGTAAAATTCAGCCAAGAAAAGATATGGCTGCAATAATGGCTGCTCACAATATTCCTTATGCTGCTCAGACTACTTTTATGGGAAATATGAAAGATATGCATGAAAAGGCAGAAACAGCCATCTATACAAAGGGAGCGGCCTATCTGAATGTAATGGCACCGTGTCCTAGAGGATGGAGGTATGATGAGTCAAAATTAATGGAAATCTGCAAAGCAGCTGTAGATACATGCTATTGGCCTTGTTTTGAGGTTATCAACGGAGAATGGAAACTTTC
Encoded proteins:
- a CDS encoding class III extradiol ring-cleavage dioxygenase, whose protein sequence is MSQNPGQILYLPHGGGPMPLLGDPNHAELIEFMKTISNKLRKPSAIVVISAHWEERIATITGAEHPKMIYDYSGFPEESYKIKYNAPGNPELAKEVLGAFNENGILAKKDDKRGYDHGLFIPLMLMYPDANIPCIQISQLKSLEPREHIALGKALAKLMEKNILVVGSGLSFHNMREFFHKSSEADQKAIEFNNWLIETCTDENISENERERRLSEWEKTPSGRFCHPREEHLLPLHVCFGIATANNFKAELVFDDLVIGKRASAFLWKEF
- a CDS encoding FMN-dependent NADH-azoreductase → MEKILYIKANFKEENDSYSLKLGRKFIEDYKVKNPNAHVKEIDLYQEDLAHLDHERIGIVFSPESNELTKYVEEFMEYDKYVIVAPMWNLSIPSILKTYIDHIVVAGKTFKYTEEGPVGLLENKKALHITARGGLYSEGPGADFEMGDRYLRTILGFMGIQDFNTFAFEQTGVFSPEQLNEMLEKKYKEAKKLTEEF
- a CDS encoding MarR family winged helix-turn-helix transcriptional regulator, which codes for MKSYGEYNDLNLKLIIVLERCYQTITKKDRHSMQEDTNLTVPQFSVLEILYHKGDLKVGDIIEKTLSSIGNINVVVNNLERQGLVKKEKCSLDKRVTYVKITSDGRKIMDRVFPKHVDNISKITEMLSEDEKKILIELLKKWGKS
- a CDS encoding ATP-binding protein; the encoded protein is MKFINRKKEMQTLEKEFSKENSFTVIYGRRRTGKTTLIKEFIKNKNAFYFFADKQNEKIQIERFKYQMSDHFNDEFLQNIELKNWDGIFDYLISKSSSQEKLVLVIDEFQYLCMVNKEFSSIFQRIYDEKLKDSNIMLILCGSLISMMYSQVLAYDSPLYGRRTSQIRLKPIEFEYYNEFFENKNQRELIEYYSVTGGIPKYIQEFNKEESILWNIENNIFNNNNFLYSEPKFLLQEEISDLSRYFSILQAISNGDTKMSAIASRLSLNSSSLTPYISKLIELDILKREIPVTENINNSKKTLYYIKDNYLAFWFNYVYPYQSYLEIDNLRFPMEKLKSNFNLWISKAYERLCLDSILKDEKIPFPLMKTGRWWDKNDEIDVVGLGEDKIIFGECKWSEKHVGLNVLYQLKEKSKKVKWKNGIREEFFILYSKSGFGDDLIKLAKEDSKIILNDF
- a CDS encoding sodium:solute symporter family protein, with product MSNLLLYLYILGIFLVGIGSYKKIKGTKDFYVAGGNAGVVPITGSLLATILGSSAIIGSVNFSTRNGWAGSWFMICAALGLGVLYFLLERLKTFKGYNLPELLGSFYGIEVNKIASFVIPIAWTGIVASQIMGAAMIISKMTSITYTNGIWISGLVFIAYTCLGGQFSIIKTDFIQFLFIILGLLFCFIYTNLNYDLSDALPLISYKFGYKELIVMLLTYSTTFFVGPDIYSRIFCAKDTKTAKKAIILSIIILLPLSYILSSLGIHASALIGDRSVDSSLIFLIEEILPNSIAVLMYFCLLSAVISSADTTLLTASSMLTQIFIGDLKNKRSIAITRVFIIVLGIISIYIALKMKFILSSIFLAFSIYSGAFIIPTFLGILGYRASKEYIILAIFAGGGLALFGKIYGGQNGNIYIILAFILNAFILYIPYFFKKSKEEISW
- a CDS encoding ferritin family protein, with translation MKFRCTVCGEIIEAGVEVCPVCKAGSDKFEEIKADEKRVWATEHIVGEGLACGDEEIIAGLRANFEGECTEVGMYLAMSRVADREGYPEVAEAYKRIAFEEAEHAAKFAELLGECVSASTEENLSKRVEAEYGATAGKFDIAKRAKQLGFDAIHDTVHEMAKDEARHGRAFLGLLERYFKK
- a CDS encoding iron-containing alcohol dehydrogenase; translated protein: MKNVRRMYWPALNLVGPGAIKEVGLEIKNLGLKKALIVSDKVLNSLGIVKKLTDVLEENDVKFAIYDDVQQNPTMKNCHDGLQKFNDEKCDLIISLGGGSPQDCAKAVGILKTNGGKIRDYEGIGISKKKSVPIVAINTTAGTASEVTVNYVITDEERYIKMVMVDPNCLATISVNDSELMIDKPAALTAATGMDALTHAMEAYITAGAFRLSDTLALESIKLIGESLENAVKDGTDIEARSKMAWASYVAGLSFSNAGLGIVHSMAHQLGSEYNLPHGVANAVLLPHVEEYNMDACGEKFRDIAEALGVSTGSMSTTEANNAAITAIKSLSKRIGIPSGLEELGVKEEDFGKLADQALADACTGGNPKQVTKEDIINIYKKAM
- a CDS encoding 2-oxoacid:acceptor oxidoreductase family protein translates to MSNLVEIRWHGRGGQGAKTASLLLADAAFTIGKFVQGFPEYGPERMGAPITAYNRISGEKIRVHSNIYEPDFVVVVDDTLLSAVDVTKGLKKEGAIIINTSKPQKEILSKLKRYDGNIFLCDARKISEESLGKNFPNTPMLGAVVKVSGIMSEEEFLGAMEESFKHKFASKPEFIKGNMKALKVSMGEVKICEK
- a CDS encoding 4Fe-4S binding protein, which translates into the protein MRNKKGMIIDENIKWQDITPGGIIYGGGTSEAVNTGDWRTKKPVFIEDKCKQCLLCAPVCPDMSIPVKDGKRADFNYYFCKGCGICYEVCPFDAIKMENE